One region of Limnospira fusiformis SAG 85.79 genomic DNA includes:
- a CDS encoding RNA-guided endonuclease InsQ/TnpB family protein, producing the protein MRTSSPSSTASVPDYTDGVNTKLRSKKIRIYPSPELNQVWRKWLAACRYCYNQAIALSRSGKRLSKLKLRNKVMQSDLPAWVKETPCHIRQNAIFDAYLAFSASPDARFRSCRDSSQGIKFNNTNFSSGSWYPRLTKGLTFMVSEPIPKTCGQGTQLVFTKGRWFAVFPEPVAVTPTDATGVIALDPGVRTFITGFDGSRFLEFGSGDIGGITRLCQHLDDLMSRIAKEPCRSRRRRMRQAAQRMRTKIRNLVDEAHKQIAHYLTHNYSIIFLPTFETSDMVAKVKRLIRSKTARAMLTWAHYRFKLTLRHQGEITGTTVVDVTEEYTSKTCTHCGHVHSQLGGSKVFRCPECGFTLPRDWNGAFGIFLKALRDTASVTLTGNSAIVALSGNNRKNVA; encoded by the coding sequence TTGAGGACATCCTCGCCATCCTCCACTGCTTCAGTTCCCGATTATACGGACGGAGTAAATACAAAACTCAGGTCAAAGAAGATCCGGATTTACCCCAGCCCGGAGCTAAATCAAGTCTGGCGCAAATGGTTAGCCGCTTGTCGGTATTGCTACAACCAAGCAATTGCATTATCCCGGAGTGGTAAACGACTAAGCAAGTTAAAGTTACGCAATAAAGTGATGCAGAGCGACTTGCCTGCATGGGTCAAAGAAACACCCTGCCACATTCGGCAGAATGCTATCTTTGATGCCTATCTCGCCTTTTCAGCCAGTCCTGATGCCAGGTTTAGAAGTTGTCGTGACAGCTCTCAAGGGATTAAGTTCAATAATACTAATTTCTCTTCAGGGAGTTGGTATCCAAGACTAACGAAAGGATTAACTTTCATGGTTTCCGAACCCATCCCTAAAACTTGCGGGCAAGGGACTCAGTTGGTGTTTACCAAAGGTCGATGGTTTGCGGTGTTTCCTGAACCAGTTGCCGTTACCCCAACTGACGCTACTGGCGTGATTGCATTAGACCCGGGCGTCCGAACTTTCATAACTGGGTTTGATGGCTCTCGGTTTCTGGAATTTGGCTCCGGGGATATTGGAGGCATTACTAGGCTATGTCAACATTTGGATGATTTGATGAGCCGAATCGCCAAGGAACCCTGTCGTTCAAGAAGGCGACGGATGAGGCAAGCGGCTCAACGAATGAGAACCAAAATCCGCAATCTAGTTGATGAAGCCCACAAACAAATTGCTCACTACTTGACTCACAACTACAGCATAATTTTTCTGCCCACCTTCGAGACTTCCGATATGGTTGCCAAGGTGAAGCGTCTAATCAGGTCTAAGACTGCCCGCGCCATGCTGACATGGGCGCATTATCGATTCAAACTAACCCTGAGACATCAAGGGGAAATAACTGGAACCACAGTTGTAGATGTGACGGAAGAATACACCAGCAAAACCTGTACTCACTGTGGTCATGTGCATTCCCAGCTAGGTGGCTCAAAAGTGTTCCGATGTCCTGAGTGCGGGTTCACTCTACCCAGGGACTGGAACGGTGCTTTTGGAATCTTTCTAAAAGCTTTGCGGGATACCGCCTCTGTTACCTTAACGGGTAATAGTGCTATCGTTGCATTGTCCGGGAACAACCGGAAAAATGTCGCGTAA